A window of Salvia splendens isolate huo1 chromosome 8, SspV2, whole genome shotgun sequence genomic DNA:
TTTCACGCATCTTTTCTGCTTTCTTCTCATAGTGATTAACAAACTCGGTTAATGTCATTGTCTTACAAGACAAATGTTTGAAAACATTATTTCTGCTTCCACTTCTTTGCGTAGATCTTATGCCAGCCGAAAAACTAGTACGGTTAAATGCGGGGCACCATTTATGACGCAACAAGTACGAATTACACAACCACTTATTTTCAGAAACATCCATTCTTCACATAGATCTCTCCAAAGCTGCTCCATTTCATTCTCCATTTCAACTTCATACAAATTTTTATtgaatttctccttaaattgaGAATCCGAAAGAAGATGCGAAATATGTTGGGTGGCATTTTTAGAGATATGCCAAACACATAACCGATGAACACTTTTCGGGAAAATCTTGCCAATAGCATTGGCCATTGCACTATCTTAATCAGTGAAAATTGTTTTGAGTGCCTTGCCTCCATTGCCTCCAAGAAAGTCTCAAACACCCAAATAAATGAGGTTATTGTCTCATCTAGCATAAAAGCACAACCAAATAAAACATTCTTCCAATGATTATTAACCCCCACAAAAGGCGCACATACCATGTTGTACTTGCTTGTACGATACGTCGTATCAAACACGACAACATCACCAAAACAATCATAATCTATTCGTGAAGCACCATCGCACCAGAAAAAATTAGTCATTCTATTCTAGTCATCAACTTGGAACGAGTAGAATAGATTACTTCCAAAAGCTTGTAAAGACTGTAAATGCTTCAAAAGGCTTTGACAATCTCCTGCACTTATTAAGTTCATCCTCTTTGACTGTAAAAAATTTCTACAATCCTGAAGAGTAAAACCAACATTTTGTGCTCCCCCTGCTTCATTTGTTAGGTAAGAATAAGCTTTTGTGGCTTTAATCCCTGATTCTACCATGGTGTTAAGAATGCATCCCTTCGTTTCTATAATCTTTCGACACGATCTAATCAAATGCTTTGATTATCCTCGATAAAAGGATGATTGTGAAAATCATTGGATTCGACCACTTCCCAAACATCTCATTCAATATGAAATCTAATTCGAGCCATACACCCACATCTTTTTAGTGACCTTTCAGTTTTTCTATCATCGGAGGGGGCAAATTCTGAGTATCCCTCACAACAGCATGAAAACGTGTATCCTCGAAGCTCGCTTTTACGATTACAAAATTTCTTACCTTTACGAATTCCAAATCCCTTGCTGAAGGCATATGCATTATATCCCTTATACGCTTCTTCTTCGTTCATAAAAGTCATTCCAcgtttaaatataaattcagTCTCCACATGATGCACGTAGGAATCAGATGGAATTTTCGTTCATAAAAAATATGCATAATTCAATATAAATTCACGcaattaaaaatactactatatgttAATAGATTCAAATAAAGGATTCACTATCTTATCATTATGcaattaaaatgaaattgttAGTAATAGAAGAACCTCAATTATAAAATCAAGAATAAggaatattttcaaaaatacattacaaaatagaaataattacATATTCCACTATCTATGTAGTCAAACAAGCACACATACATATACATCATATAAAGCTATGGAGGAAAACCTACCCATTGAATTCAAAAGGAATGGAGAATTGGAGATGATTTCTCTTCTCTGTGTTGTATGATAAGACCGAATTGCAATacacataaaaatattttatattataagaGAGATATTGTCAAATTCTAGGATATAGCCATTTCATATCTAATACTAGAATTATGCTACCTTCCATAAATTGATTAATGGAGCGCTTTAGTATAGTGATTGGAGTTAAATTTATGTGGCATGTGAGACCTTTTTTACTTCCATTTGTCAATAAATTAGTAGTGAGATATACCACATCATCATGCCACTTGATATGGAATGAGCATGAAATTTTTACTCGTTGACTACTTTACTTCATTTTTTGACATAACAATGGGATTTTATTTTCCACTTCAATTTAGTTGGAAAAAGGGGGACCATTTCCTTATAGTTTGGGGTTAAATATCATACACTCATTTTACTCGATCAGTTTAGACTTAATCGATTTGTATTCCTAAAtttgtattcctttttggaGTGAATCCTAATCTCATCACTTTATTTATGTCCTATTTTGTCTTCACTTATACTTTAtgctctcttttactttatataaTACTAACACACAATTTCACCAAACaccattttcttaattttattgttAGAAAAACACGTTTCGTTTAACTATAGCATAGTAAACAAAGCACAGTAACAAATACTATATGTCAAGCTTGTACTACATCATTTCATCACATGACGCATTTAGTGTTCATACTATACTATACAAGCGACATGCATTGATGCAACGAATATAAACTTAAACCACGACGGGAAATATATTTCCGGTGGGGCAAAGCAGCAAAGCAAATGGATGGCTTCGAAGCCATGAAGAGGCTAAAGTACTTTTCTCAACTCAACATTCCGAATCTATTCGACTGCATCacttaaaataatagtagtagcaaAGATTAATCGACACTGGTATTCTTGGTTATTACACCTGATAAGATGCCCGACTTTCTCAGCCGTGAAGCTCGTTTCCGGTGGCTGCGCCCTTGTCTGTGTTGTTCCCACTCATGAGCACCTCTAAGCTCCCTATTGCCGCATGCTTCACAAATGTATTGAGTCCAAAGGTCTCTATCAGACAGTTTGGTCTCTTGGACATCTCTTTCGGTAGCTTCTGCGGTGGCAAGTGTATCAAGGAAAGATTTGACGATGTTAACTGATGGTTCCACCACATTAACAGACCATGAATTGTCGGAAGCACCTGTAGAAACGGGACGTCTCAGTTTATACTTGCTAATGCATGAAGTGAACTCGATCCATGGTTATGGTGGTAAGTTACAGAGATTGATGTACAAAGACTGGAAAGTATGTGTACCTTGCAAGCAACTTGTGACATCAACAAAGTGTATGTTCCATCCGAACAGCATTTGAAGTCGACTGATCCGTCTCTTCTGTTGAGGAAATAGTGAACAACTTGGTCAAGTTCAAACATAGCAAGAACGATATAGCAAAACCCGTGTATCAACAGCAAATGCCAGAAGACAGTGACTGGCATAAACTCTTTGAgaaagattttgaaaagtattATAGGTTGCTAAGGATATACGTTAGATGACGAGAAAATAGAATTCTGTTCAAGTTCGAAACCAAGTACAAATATACACCAAAACTCATAAAAAGCCATATACTATTCGTCAAATCACATCTTTGCCTATAACGCATTTTCTCATAGAAGATGCACATAGGATAATTCACTTACTTGCCGACGAACAAGTCTTCTGGTATTCAATTTCACTTTCTCAACAGCTTCTCTTAATTTGAGTGTCAGTTGGTCTTCATCGGAGGAATTCATGATATGGTGGATATTTTCTTTGAGCAGCTCTGGGCATGCAGGCAACTCTTGAGATTGTGAGTTCCAACAATTTAGGAAATCCTCAAATTCCCGGACTCCAATTGCCTGCCTTAGCCCTCGTGTATAATCTGCATTCGACTTGTAAATCTCACAAACTTCTTCAAAAAGACCGGTGGAAACCATGACATCTACTCTCTGGTTGACATATAGATCCAATGCCGGGAGAGATGCATCAACACAAATAAAGCAGCAATCGTATCTTAAACTATCAGCTTGACCCCAGTTCTGCCCTGCCATATTccaaattaagaaattaaatgagagctATATGATCCAGTCAATGCTGTCATGTTTGAACACTTATCCGGATAGGAAATACAGTAGTTTCATGACAAGACATATTAAGTACTACTACTGTTATTAACTAGGCCATGGTTTAAGAAGTGAAGTGTGCTCAGAGATTTTATCATAAGCAAAGAAACCGAGTAGAAAGTACCTGCATGGTATTCCCCTGGAAAAGTTTACTTGGAAGAACTCCAAGATGTGAATATAAATTAAGATATTGCTTGATCTGCAACAACCAGTACATATGTGATTGTTAATCTTCACTAGGTTTACAGACGAAACAAAGAACAGAAAATCAAATGATCTCACATGAATAGCCAAGGCTACAACTTAACAACATAGCAGTTTAGCCTCTTAACTACTGTCTCCAATGCAACTTCCCAAATGAGAAAAGATTAATTCGAATAAAATAGTGTGATGGTAAAAATCAATCATCTACAAGTATCGGAACCATTTTTACAGAATTTGGGACACCCTATGTATGTGTCAGTGTTGCATATAGATCAACATGAAGGTAACACAGGGTAGAAATGTGGAGTAAAGCTATAAAAAATGCTAGGAAATAGAGGACAATGTGATCTCATCATCTTAAGAAGTTTCTCACCTTCCTCTGGTCATTTGGATGAATTCTGTTTGCTGCAACTGGATCAAGGTCCTTAAGACGACTGTAAGTATAAAGACAATCTTCATCTGGTGGTGTAAGTTCAATATCTGGTTTCTCATTATCTCCTATACAGAGAAAGAAGTCAAGAACTGTTATCGTTTAACATCGTTGTTTAGGTAACAAAATGAAAGCAACAAATGTGTTTCCCACCATGATGATCCATTATGCAGTTTGCTTCGAGAGGCTCTGCATTGTCGTCCAATAGGAACTGGCTTACAAGAGCCTGACAAAACAAGGATAGCAGATATCTATAAGTTGGAACCATGATGGTCTTAAGCATTAAATGAGTAGAAAAGGCAGGCTCTCAGATTCACAAAAATAAAACGACTAGATGCTAGTAACAAGGCAGTTTGATGATGATTACTTGCACATGACAATAGAGCAAGATAGAAGCTAACCTGGATATAGTAATTTGTTCCTCCGACAAGAACAGGCAAGCAATTACGAGACCAGATCTCATCAATAAGCTAAGAAGCAAATTAGATACCGTGTAATTAGTAATTGAAACTGCAGAAGATTGTCATGAAATTACAACTACAGAGTAATCATTCATTCATGTCAATATATAATAGGTTTCCATAAAATTGAGACCAAAAACAAACGGAAATGACTAAAAACAAGAAGAAACATGAAATCGAGCTATATTGaaaatgatgataataataataataataataatactaataataatcatactcataataataatatataataataaataatataataataataatactaataatatataataatcatatcctcctaataataaataatactaataataataaatatataataataatataataataataataataataataataatataataatataatattaatcataaataatatctataatataataataataaaataatatcagaaTAATCTAAtcatataatactaataataatataataatactaataataatcaTCATACTACTACTCATAATACTCATCATcataatcataataataataataatataataatatacaaTAACTTACTCCTCCACTTCCTCATACTACctactcctcctcctccctcatAATAATAATCCCTCCTCACTCCTCATACTCATCCGCTCCTCATCCTCCTACTAATCCTAATCCATCCTCCTAATAATACTCATAATCActctcctcatcctcctcctcctaatCATTCATACtactcctcctcatcctcctacCTCATAATAATCCTCCTcatctcctcctcctcatcatcctcctcctctcaTCCTActcctctcctcctcctccttcatATCCTCCtactcctcctcatcctcctcctcctcctactcctcctcctcctcctcctcctcctcctcctcctctcctcctcctctcctacTCCTCCATCCCCTCCTCATCCTACTCCTCATCCTCTACCTCctgcctcctcctcctcctcatactcatcctcctcctcccaTCACCTCCTCCTCctactcctcctcctccctactCCTCCTCCtactctcctcctcctcctcctcctcatccctcctcctcctcctccctccatcctccctcctccctccgcctcctcctcctcctcctctcctcctCCCTCCATCCGcccctcctccgcctcctcctctaccctcctcctctcctctcctcctcctcctcctcctcctcctcctcctccatcctcatcctcctccatcctcctcctcctcctcctactCATCCTCATCCtaatctcctcctcctcctcctcctcctccccgactcctcctcctcatactcctcctcctctcctaATCTCCTTAATCATCTCACCGGAATAGCGGAATCACGAAAATCTTTAGCAGTGAATTCAACATTTGGAGAAATTGTCCCCAGCAGGTGATGTGGAACTCCTGTTAACAGTAGGTAcagaaacacaaacacacacaagcAAATGAATAACTAAAGCTCCATAATTTAGCACTGAAACAAGAGAAACAACCTTTTTGCTCATCAAAAGGCACTTTATTAGTAAGAACATCCAACCCTTGATAAACCTAGGGCAAAATCGTAGTCGTCAGTAACCTGAAACCGCCATACACTTCAGTTATAACAAATTTAAGCAAACAAAAAAGCGGTACCTGCATGGAATCGGCACTGATTATTTCAATCGGGAAGTGAGATGCAAGGTCTATCGCCAATTTGGATTTGCCTGATCCCGAGGCGCCCATAATCACCACGATTTTGGGCTTTGAATTGGATCCACTGTTAGGATTATTACCGGATGATTTCTCTTCGGGCGGGCTTGTGGTCTCCATAATCGCACTTCCGCCGCTGCCTCGCCGCCGCTAGGGCTATTCGCCGGCGAGAATTTGGAAAGGTTTAGGGATGAAGTATCGATAAAAGGGCCGAGATTATTACTTTTGGGCTTGATATGAATATTCTACTTCGGCCCAACTACATGCTCATTGTTACTTATAAGTAACTATATGAATTATTAAATCTTAAATTaagatcaattaaataattaattataattcatATAATATGCAGATAGCATATGGCGCTATTACTAAAATTACATGAATTTTTGTTAAATTACAATCTGATTTCATGACTTTTAAAATTAGTCGCAAAACCAATTAAGTTTTTAATTGTTTGCAATAATCATATGGCAATTATTTTAGGTAAAATTGTTCTTCAACAAGTAAACAAAGTTTGTTTATTCATAAAAGAATGTTATTTTAGgcaatcaaaattttcaaccaggaataattgataaaaattaaaacttaataCTTCCCCGTCAAATTTAAGATgtgcatttttttctttttaatttgtctcactcgaaatatgcatttttttatatttggaaataaatctcCCTCTCctctttttttcattaaaatatattcaactaatttttatctctacttaatccaactaacaactcctaaatCTTGTGTCACTAaaaaatgtggacatcttgaatagGACAGAAGGAGCACTAGTTtcttagttaatttttttttaaaattgaaatagatTGAGAACTTAATCAAAATTgacaataataaaattaatgagttgtttatttgaaaattatCTTAAAATCAGCGTGTTGTTTATTTGAAAGAGAATTGAGAATTATTCATTAACAACTGATTTAGTTTGTGCCACCCACTATGTACTACTATGTGCTTATGTAAATTCTCAAATTCTCATATTGAGATGCTTATTAATAGAAGCAATCCCTAAGTTAATTCGAACCTTTACAtattatttgtatttaaataGACAGTGGCGATCTGACTTAGTGGCCACACTTGCTTAGCCTAAAAGcagttaattattttattgaaatccattatattaaatcatatgctgctgctgctgctgcttttttttaaagatatttTGAGGATCTGTCGAACTAGAAGTGAGCTTTTGGATCTTAATcacaaaaaggaaaaagaaatctTCAAAACAAGATGGAAGAACACAAGAAAACTAAAGAAAAAACAAAGGGATAATTCGATTCTAAATGTTCTTGCAGAGCTCTTCTAGTTTACTCGATCTCAGCTTCTCGCTTTCACTCACCAACTGCAAAAATCAAACAACATCAACAACATATCTGCAAAAATTGAAATCAGTAAAGCAACAGCTTCATCTACCTCTGCTAATTTCGCAAGGAGTTGCGccttttccttcttcttctcatcgAAAGCCTCAGCCGATTCTCTATACTCTTTCTCCTACAAAATCCGAAGAAAGAGATAAATCGATCTGGAAATCGGAAGAGATGCGAATAAGAAAATTCGTCAAATCATCAAATCAAACCTTCTTCTGACAGTTGATCCCCAAAATCTTCACATCTCGGTTCACGATTTCGACCTTTTTGCAGATCGCCGCAACTTCCTTCCTCATCGGATCCGTCACGGAATCGAGCTCCTAATCAGCCACGGATCCCCAATCAATCGATAGTTCCTCACGATCTACAACTGACGAATTGATGAAAAAACTTACTGATTGGATGAGGTGGAGGCGCTTGGCTTCTTCCTCGACGCGTGTGAATTGCGCTTGGAGCCTCTCTCTGATCTCGCTCCGCCGCCGCTCGATCTCTTCCTCCTTGGCGCGGAAGGCGGCGAGGGCGGAGTTTTGGTCGGGGAGCGTAGGGACGTCGTCGGTCTCTGGTGTTTCGATCATCTCtgacatcttcttcttcttctgcaaACACGGCATTGTTTGTGACTGTTTCTGCTGGTCCTCTGTTGTCATTGTGCTCTGTGAACTCCAATTTCGACTCTCCCCTTATTTACATTTTTTCATTAGGTCATCTACGTGTCTATCTTCCGTCTCATCCACTAACTATTCATGAGTCCTACGGTacttttcacttcatctcttaattaagagacagaacctgcaaacctccatctcttatccatctcttatctcatctcttaactattcattcaatttcattttttatttttattttcaacaaattcaattaataaaaacacacttcattaaataaaataaaattacaacttaaatttttttaaaaaaaaaacataattaaaaatcctaaaaattttaaaaatacataatttaatttcttccgctcactctctctaaattcaaaatctaaaagcgcaaagaagcagaagaaagatcatgtgcgtctaccggttgccaaattttgcccaaatgtactccattagatcatcttagagttgggcgtgggcggtagaatcacgtgtccttagCCGgatagacaaccgatcttgcaaagacggatgcactccactgcgaggcggactacttgggGTAGAGCTTCCAGGGGTTTctgggtcgaaccaatttcccgcctcgggtccttcgtcggcgacaatcatgttgtgcaagattatgcacgtatacatgatgtcgaccatactctccatgaaccacgtacgagtcggggctttgataatgatgaagcgcgcttggagaaccccgaacgccctctccacatccttgcgagcagcctcctgcttctgcccAGAAGGAGTCTGTTTTTCGTTcaccggcctgttgaacgtcttcacgaaggttggccacttcgggtagatgccgtcggcaagatagtacctcattttataccgccggttgttagcgatgaaattgatggccggcgctttaccatccaaaacttcggcgaagaggtcggattggttgagcacgttgaagtcgttgttcgaaccggggaccccgaagtacgcatgccaaatccatagccggtagtcggcaacgacctcgagtataacggtggggtgggtgcctttgtggccgctcgtgtatgaccccctccacgccacatggAAATTCTTCCATTGTCACTGCATGCAATCGTCGcagccaagcatcccggggaatccgtgcacttcttcgtgaaggtggagcagaaactgacaatctgtcgtgcttggcttccggagaaattcatcggtgaaggctgcccggacgcctttgcagaattgcatcaagcacattctcccagtgctttctccaatgtggaggtattcatCTAACAAATtcgtcgtttgtccagtcgcaagctgacggattgctgcagtacatttctgcagcgtcgtgtggctgggacggacGACGGCGTCGAatccttcttggaagaactcttcccgggctgccaatgtatttgcgatgtggagaaataacgatcgccgcatgcggaaacggcgacggaagtaggtatctccccataccgggttatcacataagtagtcgcgtactaaccttgcggcggcttcctcccgattacaatggatgtaagtccgggatcttctttggggcggcgcggcttcctccgcctccctacgtcgatcttcttcaagtgattcttccattattcgacggatttgctcaaatggatccatgaatggatttactttggtagaagaataaaagagatgatttgatatgaaaatttgagaggaaagagagatggtTTGAGAAGaatatatgtgtgtttgtgtgtgtgaaagaggagtatttatagaataaaaaaaatatgatacCGAAGCCCAACAGGCTGATCGGGCCGTGAGATCAAAATGCATCACAGAGGAGTACTGACCACACCAGtctatttcatttaaatttgtttgttttatgtTAGATGCATAGTATAATAGAATTATtgcttattttatttacttcttATTGTattgtaattataattaattgaaaatataacTTATGCAAAAtagtatgtaattttattttcctaAAAGCAATTAGTGTCTTTTTTtcagagagaaaaaaaaagcttTATTCTCTTGTGGGTAGGGAAATAAAAGCCCAGCCCGAGCTCGTTATGAAGAAAAGCCCATTGGAAAAGGAATATTATTctcaatatttttaaaataaagaacaGAGAGAAGTCACTTTAATTTACAAAGCATATGAGTATTTAACAatagagtctcattattcacaaatttaATCTTAAAGATCGAACTAGAGATCAAATTAGGGTCCTCCATTTTCTCAATATTGTGGTTaagattaatttacaattaatttaatattttattcaataaaaacttttttttattttattttttaatttttattttattttatttttaatttttttaattttttttagaatttttaaaatttatttttattcaataaaaacatgCCGaagtaaataatgaactatattcactaaataatgaactaaattaagtatgttatgaagtaattttgacatgttattgaaatacattaatgatacaataaattttagtgttaaacgttaagcggtagtaatgaactatattcaataaataatgaaccaaaCGAACGTTAGTAATGAAgtaaatatgacattttattaaaatacaaTGTTAACTGTGTTAAACGCCAAGCAGTAGTAATGAACTCattacttcattcagtcatgctattacttcattccattagtttattacttcataatGTGTTATGACATACTTATCTTTCAGTTGAAGTAAATTCGGTATGTAATGAATGCGAAAAATTAATTCATAACATacgttcatttagttcattatttagtgaatatagttcattatttactccAGCAAGTTTTGATTgaatagaaaaattaaaaataaaataaaattttaaaaagtatttattgaataaaatattaaattaatcctaaccacaagattaagaaaatggatggcactaatttggtctctagttcggtccttaagaagggttcgacattgatcacaactaatatatttaaatcACGAATTACAAAAATCTAAATGTAAATATGTGAGATAGAGACAAGTTCAAATAAAAACTCATTTTTATTGCATTTTCAGTAATTCAGTCCCGAAGGCTTACGATGGATGAGAATCATTTTCGATCCTTTGATCGCGAGTTAGATCAACGTGTCAAAATTTCTAAAAGTTCATTATGATAAAGGAATATGTTTATCACCAGAATCACTAATAAATACCTGTTTATTTATAAACATACACATGTTAACAATAATGTGTCTGAAAAATGAGAAGGGAATACATATAAATACCTAATAAATTTCATTGAGATAAAGGAATATGTTTATCACAAGAATCACTAATAAATACTCCATGTTTATTTATAAACATACACATGTTAACAATAATGTGTCTAAAGAATGAGAAGGGAATACATATAGTTCACTGCATGGATGCACCAAAATCCCAccaaaaattcataaaaatttcATCACAAAACTTTAACCAACTAACAAAATGAAATGCAATGTCACACAACTACAACAACCACTATATAAGCTAGAGAAAATATCAAAAGGGAAACAATATTATTCCTATCCTATAATATTTATGATACTTATGCTCCTTCATCATTTGTTTCTTCTTCAACTGTATAACATGCTCTCCTGCATTTTTTCTGTGCTTTCCTGCCAGTATTTGCTGACAGAAATCGCGGGCGAATATACCACCAAAACAGAGCAAGCAAGCAATCTTGTGTACATTTGTTTTTTTGTAATGATACAAATACAGGAATGTGAGAGGCGGAGAGATGCTCATCATCATAAGTCAAGAACTGGGAACAATGGTGCCAACGTATCCGAGCCCCGCGATTGTGAAGGTGATGACTTGAAGAAACAGGTATATGAAGTAGCAGTTCTTCCCATACATGAAGTCATAGCAGCCACAGATGAAGAGAAACACAGCAAATCCGAGCTCGTGCAGGTTGATCCTGAAATAAACCAACTGTTATATCAACACTTCTGTTCTTGCATAAGTGTTTAATCATGCTTCAAATGTGACAAACATTCTTACCTATTTCCTAGCAACTTAGATAGGGATATTTTAGATGCTATTTTGCCTGCTTTGCTGTTCTTGAGTGTGTCTCCGAGTTTCTCAGTCACCACCCATTCATTCACCCTTGCAGCCTCCAATAGACCGATAAATGTGGCCTTTGTGCGATGGAACGACATCACATTCTCGAACAGTACCCAATAGAACAACAGGTGAAATGACCTAAGTGATAAAAAGGTTTTAGTGATTTTGCTCATCAGTATTAATTAGAATGGTTAACTTATGTTAGAATGTGTACCTTGGAGTTCCGACTGAGTTGAGGGCTGTGATGATGCATGGAAGGTATATGGCTCCCCATTTAGGAACGTGGACTTCTGGGACGAGGATTGACAATGGCAGAACAACGCAGTAGAAGAAGAAAGTGAACATGTGAGCAATGATCTTT
This region includes:
- the LOC121743211 gene encoding tRNA dimethylallyltransferase 2-like, which codes for METTSPPEEKSSGNNPNSGSNSKPKIVVIMGASGSGKSKLAIDLASHFPIEIISADSMQVYQGLDVLTNKVPFDEQKGVPHHLLGTISPNVEFTAKDFRDSAIPLIDEIWSRNCLPVLVGGTNYYIQALVSQFLLDDNAEPLEANCIMDHHGDNEKPDIELTPPDEDCLYTYSRLKDLDPVAANRIHPNDQRKIKQYLNLYSHLGVLPSKLFQGNTMQNWGQADSLRYDCCFICVDASLPALDLYVNQRVDVMVSTGLFEEVCEIYKSNADYTRGLRQAIGVREFEDFLNCWNSQSQELPACPELLKENIHHIMNSSDEDQLTLKLREAVEKVKLNTRRLVRRQKRRISRLQMLFGWNIHFVDVTSCLQGASDNSWSVNVVEPSVNIVKSFLDTLATAEATERDVQETKLSDRDLWTQYICEACGNRELRGAHEWEQHRQGRSHRKRASRLRKSGILSGVITKNTSVD
- the LOC121743640 gene encoding actin cytoskeleton-regulatory complex protein PAN1-like; amino-acid sequence: MTTEDQQKQSQTMPCLQKKKKMSEMIETPETDDVPTLPDQNSALAAFRAKEEEIERRRSEIRERLQAQFTRVEEEAKRLHLIQSELDSVTDPMRKEVAAICKKVEIVNRDVKILGINCQKKEKEYRESAEAFDEKKKEKAQLLAKLAELVSESEKLRSSKLEELCKNI